The Acanthopagrus latus isolate v.2019 chromosome 1, fAcaLat1.1, whole genome shotgun sequence genomic interval TAAAAAACTGCAGGGATCCTTGTCGGAACGTTGTCAGACACTTATGTCAGAATAACGATCAGAGCCTGTCAGTTTGGCAAAAGCAAAATCGCTTTCAGTGGACGCACTTTGAGTTACTCAATAGGATTATGTTAAAGCCCGTGGtgtggctgccagctgaggtgatctaCTGGATCGTTtccaaaactttttaaaatcctaTTAGTCATTTACACACCGAATTATGTAAACATAGGTGCGGCTTTAAAAATACCCCTCTAGCAATCTCATGAAGGTCATTAGATCGCTCTCTGAGGAGGACTGCGGTAAATCACAGACAGAATTGGCAAAAAGACACAAGTGATGTTTGCTAAATTAAGGATTGTTCCCATGTTGCTTTTGGTGAATGCTTCTCAGTGCTTACCATGATGACCGACACGCCGGCCGTGGTGTTGTCGTGCTTAGGCGCAGTGTTAAAGTGCGTCTTCAGTTTACCTGTGACCTCCATCTTCATGTTGTTCCCGGTGACTGCGTCGTCCTACGTACAAACGTGCAATGAGGTCGAGTGGCTCGATGACTTTCCCGACACAACAAACCCGACTTCACGTATGTATGAATCACAAAAGTCACATGTTACGGGGCATGCAAatacagagacaacaacagTGCTGTGAGATACCGTGACCCAAGGGTGGCAGAGGATGTCTTGGGCCGTGTATCGAGCCTCCACGTTGACCTGCAGCATCTTTCCGATCAGCTCCTGCGACAAAAACACGTTTAAAACACTTCAGGGCGGCACCGTAGCTCTTCTTTTCTATACAGCAGACTGTACAGATTGTGCACATGCTTGTATTCACGCGCAGCCATGAAGTCAACTCTCTCAAATGAGCACCTGTGCTGCAGCGTTACTGCAAGTCGCCTCACGCTGCGGCGTCTGTAGCGGCACACTTGTCTACAGTGACAGGGCCGCGGTAATAGCAGTGGGTTTAATTAGCAGTTTAGTCTTGCATGCTGAGCGTGGGCTGTCACTTTAATACATGACATTAATTTAGAGGGTTGGAGGGGTTTCTGTGTCCTTGGGCAGGCAATAGTCATTAAAGGAGTATGAGCCGTGTGGgttcatgtgtgtgagtgtgtgtgtgagtgtgtgtgtgtgggcgagaGAGATTAAATCACGACATTTGGAGACCTATTTCAGACTTCGTACTAATGCTGCATTAAGTCGAAGGTGCACTCGTTTCTGATTTTATTTGGGTTATGACCCTGCATGGTTTAGTGTGATCCACCAGGAGGACAGTGGAGGGGTCAATAAACCTGTTTGTGTTCGTGTGGGATCCCAACCTTGGCCAAGTCAGTGATGTTGTCCCAGTAAGGACTGGGGAATTCCAGTCGCCCCAGGAGGATCTGATCGAACAGATCCTCTTGCATGTTGCTCTCACTACACAGgaagaaagacacacagacagacacaagtcAGCAAACACATACTGCACCGTCTGTGCTGCACTTTGCACAGCGATGAATAGCTCCACCTTTAACCTAGCCTTAATTTATGTGGCTATTACAACAACTGTGAAGTGCTTCAGATTAAACATGTATCAAATCCCTCGCACGCTCACTGACAACCTCATCACAGTTTGTCTATTTAGCACAAGGTGACAggtgtgaaaaacaaactgccaAACACCTCTACTTCattattgtgtttctttttcaaaagttttGATCAACTCTTCCAAATGATCGCAAAGGTTCTTCGCCGTGAGCCAGTGGCGCTCAAGCCAGTTTAACCGTGAGCTTCACTGGACGGTGCGAAGCGAATACCTTCTGAACGGAGGGAAGCCGCACAGGAGGATGTAGGTGATGACACCTGCAGCCCAGATATCCACCTTCAGACCGTAGCTGTGGACACAGACGAGACACATGGAGGCAGAAAAGGTCAGCGGAGGATTAACTGCAGCTAAATAGCTCACAGCGtttccatcatccatcatcccaGTGTGACACAGAGGGTGGACGACATTTTGCAAAGACAAAGTTCTCATCTGAGCGTAATGATATGTGAGTATATATACACAACTGTGAGTAGAATATATatgtacattgtttttgttagttTATCCAGTGACCCCATACGTGAAAATCTCTGCTTAATGTCTATACAGTTGATTACAGCATAGCAGTACTGCAGAACCACATCTCTGCTCTTCCATTGTACTCAGAACAGATGTTTCCATTTAAACTAAACCTCacaatgcagtaaaaaaaaatactgggcATGCTTCTCTGAAAAAATGCAGCGTCCCTGGTGAAAACTAAAGAGGTCCTGAAAGCCTCCATACGGGTTCCTGCCAGAGAAACAATCTGTATCTCACCCAGACTCTGAGATGATTTCTGGAGCCACGTATGTTGGAGTTCCACATACGGTGTACAAAGGTCCTTCCACCACGGTGGCCAGACCGAAGTCGCCTAGTTTCAAAGACTTGGTGCCGTCTGGATACTCGAACACCTGAAATGCAAAGACAAGCGTAGTCAAAGCCTGCTGTGAGCTGGATTATTAGGCCAGGAAGTGATGCAGGTGTCGATGTATACCAGCAGGTTCTCTGGTTTGATGTCCCTGTGGACGATGTTGATGCTGTGCAGGTACTTCAGGGCTCCGGCGAGATTGTACACCATGGCGGTGGCGTCCCTCTCCGTGTATTTCGCCGAGGAGGTGATGGCATCGAACAGATCTCCTCCCTGTGCCGACATCAGGAAAGAGGTcatgcacacagagaaatgagGATTGTGCGTTGATATCCCCCCATTAGCCTCCACTGTACCTTGACAAGCTCCATGACCAGGTAGAGCTCAGAGGAAGTGTCCACCTCCTCTATCAACATGATGATGTTGGGGTGTTTCACCTTCCGCAGCACCGCCACCTCGTTCTCTATGAGGTGCTCCTGGAAACAACGCCAAAGACAAGCAACACCGAGAGAGTTCTGTTACTGCATCCTCGCAGGGGTTTACACATGGAGCtattatgatgataataaaaaaaaaaaggtgctgcgTTGTTGAGTGAATCTGAGTTGGTGTCAAGATTGTGTGAATCATTGTCTGCGTGTGAGAGTGCGAAGACAATTTGAGTTAGGTGATGAATTAAACATTGCCAGCCTAATCTAACTGTGTGGGATAAGagaatcagacacacacacacacacacacacacatacacacaccaggagctctggtggtgtgtgtgtgtatgggtgttAATGATGGAGTGCTATCGTGTGACTCTTCCTTAAGAGTGAAGAAGTGAAGGAGtaatcagagaggagggaaaaagacagaatgagACCTTTCCGCTGCACTTGGCCTTGTCGATGATCTTCAGCGCAAACTCTTTTCCCGTGGACCTGAAGAGAAACAGCGCAATTAGTGcgaacaataaaaaaaagaaaaaaaagaaaaacagcactgaCGCTGCAACTGTGTCTGTAATACAAATCAAGTGCTCACAGGAGAGCCACAGTTTACAGAGAGCGGGAGCGCTGCCACAGAGTTATTGGAAAGGTATTTCAGCTGCACCGGGGCCAAGTTTTCAACAATGAGCAGAGACGCAGTGCAGACTCAACAGGACGGCGAGAGGAAAGAGTAACTTCACACTGAGATGAGGAGCAGCATTTCACAGCCATCACAACCACGTTCAAGGATAGTTTCAAGTGAGCTCTGGAGCACCTGTGACCACATCGGACGGTGGTGTCACGGTGTCCCTTCACCTCTAAAAGATAAACTGCTGGTGTTcacaaacaaaaagtaaaaggggggtgttgtttcttttgtttcattttgcaaaacaTGCATTTTGAAAGGGATAACGGGAAACTGGAGTTACTTAAGCAATATCTTGATGAGCTggtctctgtttttgttcttttctttattagATTCCACTGATCGATGCTAATGCTCCTGGAGTCCCTTGGAGCAAAAACTCAACTTAACATCACCATAGCAACAAAACTTAATGTCTTGCTTGCTTGCACCTGTTCACACGCGACAGCTGTTGTAATCAAGCAGATGGATCGATgcaatgtttgattttaaaataatcatcagagaatTGAGGCTCGTTCGTGAGAATAAAgctcatttctctgtgtgtctgataTCGCTGTGTACCAGGGCCATCGTTGAAACTCACCAATCACGTTCTGGTGTCATGACTTTGCAACTCGTGTTGGTGTTTTCACTAAACCTTAAACGATACAGCTCCAGGATGGCTTCAACTGACATGAAAAACGATGCGAACACTGCGTAAAGCAAGATGCTCCAGTAAACAGCACTGACGCGGTGATGTCAGATTGCGCTTTCAACTACACCTCAACTCAACTCTATTCACAGTATGGAGCGCCTTCTTAACAAACGTGCAGCCCAGATGGcctcaaaatgaaacaatgcaGATCGTGGATCAGATCAATGAATAAACAGTCGATTAAACAATATTAAGAACAAATACCAGGGACGAAATGATTCAAAACCAATGATGAAATCTTAAAagcctgatttaaaaaaaaagactttgctTAGTAAGTCAACCTCGGAGCACATCTTGCTTAGGTCAGATTCAGGAAATTAgctttgtaaatattttttttgagGGAGGAAATTAATTCAACATATTTATTCTGCCTCAAAGATACACAGAGTGTATTTTGGTAAGAAGTCACCACTGTAAACATAACGGCCTGTTTACAAGATACTCCTCCTCAGGGCACCTTTAAGTACTTTCCAGGAAGGTAACCTGCATTATgagcacggacacacacacagacacacagacacacacacacacacacacacacacacacaggacaggcctcctctcatcatcatcatcatcatcattatcatcatcatcatcatcatctccccAGTCTGCCTGGCCAAAGTGTTGACTCAGAGATTAAAAGGCTAATGAAGTGAATTCACCGCTGGGTTTAATCCACGGGATATTTCTGTCTCCACAATGCCTGTCACCAGGACTTATAAACCCTGATGGAGCAGTTGCTGCACGTGATGCGCGTCTCATTAAGCTGCACGACACGGCGACCTGCCGCTGCGAGCGCTCCAGACGGCTGCCAACTGTGCACTAAACACTTCCCGTCTGATTGGATGCGTTTCACCTACCTCTCCACGCACTCTTTGACCACGGCGAAGTTGCCGTCCCCGATGACCTTGCCGATCTTGTACTTCTCCGAGATGGAGGAGGCGGGTGGGTAGCGGTTGCCATTAACTGCCGGGGAGAGACCGGGGTTACAACAGGCGACGGACAAGCTGCTTTGTTGGTTAATAAATCTAAAGGAGCTCTGGCAGGAACTCAACCAGTTCTCAGACTGAATTAAGGGCCCACATGCTGGGCcgcaaaataaaacacagacaccagTTTGCAGAGGGATCTCTACTTGTCCTCCTGTGGCAAATTactgagcagagcagcagtgttattcacacacacacagccataaaATCATTTAGTTAAGTATCTGCTAACACAGCACTGGAATATTTCGCTCTTATCCTCCACACGAGGCCGACTCTCTGCCACTTCTGGTGGGTAAGCAAATTCTGAAGTGTGGCCCTGATGGGaaaagatgatttaaaaaaactgtgattGTCAATGTCACTTCCACGTGCTAAAGGGTGAGGGAGTCCACGCAGCAGTGTTTGTCTTAGTTGGCAGATCAGTAGAATGACTCGGACATAAAAGTGGAACAGAGGAcagggaaggggaggaggggggaggagaagggaggacaggggaggagaggggaggagaagggaggagaagggaggaggggggaggagaagggaggacaggggaggagaggggaggagaagggaggacaggggaggagagggaggagaagggaggacaggggaggagaggagaggacagggaggacaggggaggagagggaggagagggaggaggggaggagaggacaggggaggacaggggaggagaggagaggagagaagggaggacgggaggagaagggaagggaggagaggggaggagaagggaggacaggggagaggggaggagagaggaggagaagggaggacaggggaggagaagggaggacaggggaggagaggggaggagaagggaggacaggggaggagaggggaggagaagggaggacaggggaggacaggggaggagaggggaggagaagggaggacaggggaggagaggggaggagaagggaggacgTACCCTCTGGACTCAGTCGGTTGGTTTGCTCCTGGTGGTTGTTCAACGAGCCGTTTACATTTGGCGACGAGACGTGATGTGACGCGGGgatctgcaaacacaaacaaaaaaacagagatgaggCGCCTGGCCTGAAACAAAACCCACGGACGAGTCGCCATAGCAACCGTGGACATTTTTAGGCGCCCTCAAAAACACCCTGTGCACGGACGAAACATCGATGGTTTATCATCGGTGGGTCAACTCGTGTTTGAGTGGCTTTGACTGAAGTGAAGAGTTaagatttgaaaatgttcaacagttttttttttatttgcttcttcttttttatcaaGACATACCAATAAAAACCTCAACCCAATAATAATCTGTAAAAATAGTGAACTAGGTCTCTGTCCTTCAACGTGTACAAggtgtcagagctgctgcaacagATCTCCTCGTCCACGCCCACTTATCATCGATGCACATAAAACCTTTATGGCCACAGATGAATGATTCATTTCTCAAGAGCGCCATTTCTGCAGAGCGCAGCTACTTTTTTGGCTATATTTAGGGAAATGTACACTTTAAATGCGCAACACCAGCTTTAAAATCAGAGCAGTGATCTCTTCCATCATGTGCAGTGGTGTTCTGTACCTTAACATTCGTCACTTTACAGTAAGGATCTATTATTCAGTCTAAAAAGGGCAGCCCTCGGCACCAAAATAGAAAGGCGACACCTTCTAGTTCTTCTTTTACAACTGGATACATAAAAAAGCTTTTCCCTCTGATAAATAACTTTAGTTTACCTGACGTCTTCCATGTGACGGCTGAGAGATGAGATGCCAGCAACATCTTTGTGCTTCCTCATCtagtttttcaaaacacatcGCTCTTCTCAGCACTCTTTGCCAGTTAATTCTAAAGCTGTCAGTAAATCATAAAATTCTAACATCCTGCCAAATGAATGTGGATGGATAAGTCTTTGACTGGGCTTAGAGAGGGACAGTGGCACTCATCGAGGAGGACTGCCAGCTGGCTGGAGCAGTTAGAAACTGTAGTTCAGGACTAACACGCAGCTTACAGAAGAATCCATCGATAAATCAGATTAGTATCTCAAACTCCGGCAGGAAAATACATCACATAACTGAAACATGGGCTGAACACAGACCTGCAGGTCAGACAGGGCTGTCAGTCGGTGACTTGACATAGATTTATTTCATCATCTTGTGGTTAGTAGGTCAATAAGATTTGGCCTTCTCCCCCCCACCGTAATGTACTGCCTAAATTTATGCTTGCGGGGTCTCCGAGGCGGCAGACCTGCACTTTATCAAGTCAGCCATCAAAGCAAAGTCCAGTACAGCTGGGACATTTTTAAGAGGCCAGATGCTGCCTGGCGTCCGACCACAAAACCTCAAAGGCAACCTTAGCACACAGGTGACACAATATACTCTATTCCTGCCAAGACGTCCTGCTCCTCCAATAATCAAGAGGTGGCAGAAACACGGCAAAGGGAAGTTAGTGAGCAAACAAGGAAGTAAACAATGTAGATTTCAAaattgaataaaagaaaaaaggttctGCAAAGTTTTTCTACGGGAGGaaattcaacatgtttgttaCGTCTTAGTGAGACAGCTTGTAATGGAAAACTTACAAATGGAGCCCAATTCACAGAAATCTGTTAATAGAAGTGTACAGTCTCTGTTGCTGTCTGCGTCTGGTGTGTTTATTTTGCTCCTTCGTCTGTATGAGATGGATTTTCAATGTGAATACATACCtacagtatatttacatttagggcatttagcagacccGAAACACTATACACTGTATAACACATATACTGCACTATATAGATGGTGCTATGGTGCATTTGGTCTGTGTGCACTTCATCTGCAGCATTTAACTCGGGGACACGCGTGGATGTGATGTACCGTCTTACCTTAAAAGTAGGGAGGGGTCGCGGGCTGGTGGGAGAGGGGGTGGAGGACTTGGTGGATCTTGGAGTCGAGATCTGGCTGTTTGAGACACCGTTTACTAcacgggaggaaaaaaaaacgtggggAATGTGTAAGAACATGGGAAAGACTCGTTGTTTGAGACCTGATAGTTCAAAGGTCGCCTCCTTTACTGTTCCAGATACACTTTAGTATTTCTCAAATTCAAGTTTAGCAAGTTAAAGATTCTTCCAAAGAGGCAGCTGTATGATCATTTCAGACTTTATATGCCACTTGTAGGCAAACAATGCAATATTTAAACTGAGGTCAGAAATTCCAGCTTCTAGCTTCCAAGTGTTCCAGGTGCACAACGCCATTAGACAAAAAAAGTCCCCGTTGGCTATATTTACAGGCCTGTACCAGTATGACTCAAATATTCTTTGGTTCAGTTTACATCACAAAGGGTTTTGCTGTCACTGTAAACATCCAAATAAAAGAGCAATTCCTCTGTGCCACTGCGCGACATTTATCCACAAGACTGTAACACAAGGTGCAAAGGAACACAGCAGGAACGAGGgcttctgttgtttcagtgatTCATTCTGAGGAAGAGACTATTTCTGCCTCCTGCTCTCCTGGTTTTCTGGCACAAATACAGAGACATAATGCGTCAAACTTCAACTCAAAGTCTCTTCATCTGCATAAACCCAGCTGAGCTGAAAGAAAATCACTTCACACTGCCTACAGGCTGCGTCTTTGCACTCCTGTTTCAGAGTTTTGTTCCATTGTACAAATCActgagagtttttttcttttcttctc includes:
- the dclk2a gene encoding serine/threonine-protein kinase DCLK2; this encodes MSLSRSIEFEHFEEREKPHRTPRTNSVSGSHSGSRGNGLVPSPAHSAHCSFYRTRTLQSLTSEKKARKVRFYRNGDKYFKGLVYAVSSDRFRSLDALLMELTRSLSDNVNLPQGVRALYALDGGKKITSLDELVEGESYVCASNEPFRRVDYTKNVNPNWSVGCKTGTSRSLSSLIPLKNELQRESKDFIKPKLVTVIRSGVKPRKAVRILLNKKTAHSFDQVLTDITDAIKLDSGAVRRLYTLEGKQITCLQDFFGDDDVFIACGPEKYRYAQDDFVLDHSGKASTAFMTECRALKSSHSRSATPNRSAKSPARRSKSPGAARQPVHYSTSQSPIKSPVNGVSNSQISTPRSTKSSTPSPTSPRPLPTFKIPASHHVSSPNVNGSLNNHQEQTNRLSPEVNGNRYPPASSISEKYKIGKVIGDGNFAVVKECVERSTGKEFALKIIDKAKCSGKEHLIENEVAVLRKVKHPNIIMLIEEVDTSSELYLVMELVKGGDLFDAITSSAKYTERDATAMVYNLAGALKYLHSINIVHRDIKPENLLVFEYPDGTKSLKLGDFGLATVVEGPLYTVCGTPTYVAPEIISESGYGLKVDIWAAGVITYILLCGFPPFRSESNMQEDLFDQILLGRLEFPSPYWDNITDLAKELIGKMLQVNVEARYTAQDILCHPWVTDDAVTGNNMKMEVTGKLKTHFNTAPKHDNTTAGVSVIMLQGNEHSS